The following are encoded together in the Candidatus Methylomirabilis oxygeniifera genome:
- a CDS encoding Site-specific DNA-methyltransferase (Adenine-specific) (fragment), which produces MPRLTEQEQQEIIRYIEADKPLPDKFRFLLLEEKREVELVWNGKSSEVSSIVLPFQVIEQVDEPRAERPEDTSPQGLLFDERGRQLKGWTNKLVPHR; this is translated from the coding sequence ATGCCACGACTGACTGAACAAGAACAACAAGAGATCATCCGCTATATCGAGGCGGACAAGCCGCTGCCGGATAAGTTTCGCTTCCTGCTCCTCGAGGAGAAGCGGGAGGTGGAGCTAGTTTGGAACGGCAAGAGCAGCGAGGTCAGCAGTATCGTTCTGCCCTTTCAGGTGATCGAACAGGTGGACGAGCCGCGCGCCGAAAGACCAGAGGACACGTCACCACAAGGATTGCTTTTTGACGAGCGCGGCCGCCAGCTTAAGGGCTGGACGAACAAACTGGTTCCTCATCGCTGA
- a CDS encoding Type III restriction enzyme, res subunit (fragment), with product MFLDFVLSHYVSVGVEELDQDKLTPLLRLKYHNSIADAVADLGRPDEIGRVFTGFQKYLYQQQAAA from the coding sequence GTGTTTCTCGATTTTGTGCTGTCACACTACGTCAGCGTCGGGGTGGAAGAACTTGATCAGGACAAGCTCACTCCCCTATTGCGGCTCAAGTATCACAACTCCATCGCCGACGCCGTGGCCGATCTGGGCAGGCCGGATGAGATCGGGCGTGTCTTCACAGGCTTCCAGAAGTACCTATATCAGCAGCAGGCGGCCGCGTGA
- a CDS encoding DNA polymerase, beta-like region produces MNLAETTATIIHTVLAHYPATQAIYLFGSYGAGDAWPDSDADIALLFTPEQAKAEHNLPLSQCRFDLEDALSKEVDLLNARQVSTVFQKEIIGGVRIYCADPYAADEFEMLVISYYQKLNEERREILDAFDKTGRAYAV; encoded by the coding sequence ATGAACCTGGCTGAAACAACCGCGACTATCATCCACACCGTGCTGGCGCACTACCCCGCGACGCAGGCCATCTACCTGTTCGGCTCGTACGGCGCAGGTGACGCTTGGCCGGATAGCGATGCGGACATTGCCCTGCTCTTCACCCCGGAACAGGCCAAAGCAGAACACAACCTGCCCCTGAGTCAATGCCGCTTTGATCTGGAAGATGCCCTGTCCAAAGAGGTGGATCTGCTCAATGCCCGGCAGGTGTCCACCGTCTTTCAAAAGGAAATTATTGGCGGTGTCCGTATCTATTGCGCCGATCCGTATGCGGCGGATGAATTTGAAATGCTGGTCATCTCCTATTACCAAAAGCTGAACGAAGAGCGGCGGGAAATCCTGGACGCCTTTGACAAAACCGGGAGGGCGTACGCCGTATGA
- a CDS encoding conserved protein of unknown function (Evidence 4 : Homologs of previously reported genes of unknown function) codes for MNDIVINKIQSIQRCIERARQEYRSDPDGFAVNHTLQDAAVLNVLRACEQAIDLANHVIHTYKMGIPTASTESFDLLLAKHVIDVALSEKLKQMVHFRNIVIHQYQRMDIEIVTSVIVSGLDDLVQFGDRVKEFIGER; via the coding sequence ATGAACGATATCGTCATCAATAAAATTCAAAGTATTCAGCGGTGTATCGAGCGCGCGCGGCAAGAATACCGGTCAGACCCTGACGGGTTCGCAGTCAATCACACCTTGCAAGACGCGGCGGTGTTGAATGTGTTGCGGGCGTGCGAACAGGCGATTGACCTGGCCAATCATGTGATTCACACGTACAAGATGGGCATTCCCACCGCCAGCACAGAAAGTTTCGATCTGCTGCTGGCAAAGCATGTCATTGACGTGGCCCTGTCGGAGAAACTTAAACAGATGGTGCATTTCCGCAACATCGTCATTCACCAGTACCAGCGCATGGACATAGAGATTGTCACATCGGTGATCGTTTCCGGCCTGGATGATCTGGTTCAATTCGGCGACCGCGTCAAGGAGTTTATCGGTGAGCGTTAG
- a CDS encoding conserved protein of unknown function (Evidence 4 : Homologs of previously reported genes of unknown function), translating to MSPDIDLFIALERRVWQALADGDVSADSRLLDPRYLGVYATGFGSKDDHVAQLRNGPIVKSFAIEDPRLLVFAPDTVLLAYRATFIPAGKADPQVVHIMYVSSVWKQRGADWVNIFSQDTMADEAAT from the coding sequence ATGTCACCAGACATAGACCTGTTCATTGCGCTTGAGCGCCGCGTGTGGCAGGCGCTGGCAGATGGCGATGTCAGCGCCGACTCACGTCTTCTCGATCCCAGATATCTCGGCGTCTATGCAACCGGCTTCGGTTCAAAAGACGACCATGTGGCGCAACTGCGCAATGGCCCCATTGTTAAAAGCTTCGCCATCGAGGATCCTCGACTCCTGGTGTTCGCACCGGACACCGTGCTACTTGCCTATCGAGCAACCTTTATACCGGCCGGCAAAGCTGATCCGCAGGTGGTCCACATCATGTACGTGTCGTCAGTGTGGAAACAACGCGGCGCTGACTGGGTCAACATATTCAGTCAAGACACGATGGCAGATGAGGCTGCCACGTGA
- a CDS encoding protein of unknown function (Evidence 5 : No homology to any previously reported sequences), producing MTLRSLAHAPQVPHIFSRGAESQRLSA from the coding sequence GTGACCCTGCGTTCACTCGCGCACGCGCCCCAGGTACCGCACATCTTCAGTCGGGGCGCAGAGTCACAACGGTTGTCGGCATAA
- a CDS encoding conserved protein of unknown function (Evidence 4 : Homologs of previously reported genes of unknown function), with protein MAVAVARAINVARRHNRLMISSIEATIHAKEGHMAGVKFIVIYPRPTDIEAFEKVYQDEHVPMAVEKLVGKTKLVATKVLASPQGTPPFYRIAEVHFPSMEALEACAASAGTKETLAHAVSISTGGTPIFLVAEEETFAFAP; from the coding sequence ATGGCGGTTGCGGTTGCGCGTGCAATCAATGTCGCTCGACGCCATAACCGGCTGATGATCTCGAGCATTGAGGCAACTATTCACGCCAAGGAGGGACACATGGCTGGAGTAAAATTTATTGTAATCTACCCTCGTCCGACTGATATTGAAGCCTTCGAGAAGGTGTATCAGGACGAGCACGTACCCATGGCGGTTGAAAAGCTGGTCGGCAAGACCAAACTCGTAGCGACGAAGGTACTGGCTTCTCCTCAAGGGACACCACCTTTTTACCGTATCGCCGAGGTTCACTTCCCGTCGATGGAAGCCCTGGAGGCCTGCGCCGCTTCAGCAGGGACGAAGGAGACATTGGCCCATGCCGTGTCTATCTCCACCGGAGGTACACCGATTTTTTTAGTCGCCGAAGAGGAGACTTTCGCCTTCGCCCCATGA
- a CDS encoding putative oxidoreductase with FAD/NAD(P)-binding domain (Evidence 3 : Function proposed based on presence of conserved amino acid motif, structural feature or limited homology): protein MKRVVVIGAGAAGTMAAIFAASSGAETRLLERTNDGGRKILISGGGRCNILPAVVHESRFVTDSSPHTLRKMLRSWPLSEQIAFFEGKAGIPLMEERESAKLFPQSESARDVRDRLLALARARGVVIETGALVTGLVPAGNGWQIERRGGSSLQADAVVVATGGLSFPGTGSDGLGLRIIKTLGHTINRTYPALTPLTATVRRKPGTTGGAPFAALSGISLPVTLTARAGTLESTSTGGFLFTHHGYSGPAVLDVSHVAVRSRAEMDAPARLVVRWTSLNDKDWESVFGSRGSRTVLNAVAAQLPRRLAEALIDFARIDIRRTLSQLTRDERLRLIDILVRCELPWSGDEGYGKAEVTGGGVCLSEIDPKTLESKIHKGLFLCGEILDAFGPIGGYNFLWAWATGRAAGLGASRTH, encoded by the coding sequence ATGAAACGTGTTGTTGTCATTGGAGCGGGTGCGGCGGGGACTATGGCCGCGATCTTTGCGGCCTCCAGCGGCGCCGAGACGCGGCTCCTCGAGCGCACGAATGACGGCGGACGCAAAATTCTCATCAGCGGGGGCGGCCGGTGCAACATTCTGCCGGCCGTCGTTCATGAGTCTCGCTTCGTCACCGATTCTTCACCTCACACCCTTCGAAAGATGCTCCGCTCCTGGCCGCTAAGCGAGCAGATCGCGTTCTTCGAAGGCAAAGCCGGGATCCCCCTGATGGAAGAAAGGGAGTCGGCGAAGCTGTTTCCACAATCCGAAAGCGCGCGCGATGTTCGCGACAGGCTGCTGGCGCTCGCGCGCGCCAGAGGCGTCGTGATCGAGACCGGCGCGTTGGTCACCGGCCTTGTCCCGGCCGGCAACGGCTGGCAGATCGAACGACGCGGAGGATCATCCCTGCAGGCCGATGCCGTCGTTGTTGCCACAGGCGGCCTCTCCTTTCCCGGTACGGGAAGCGATGGCCTCGGGCTTCGCATCATCAAGACGCTGGGGCATACGATCAACCGAACCTACCCGGCGCTGACCCCGCTGACGGCGACGGTCCGGCGAAAGCCGGGCACGACCGGTGGCGCGCCGTTCGCCGCGCTTTCAGGCATTTCGCTGCCGGTCACGCTGACCGCCCGCGCAGGAACCTTGGAGTCCACATCGACAGGAGGATTTCTTTTCACCCACCACGGCTACAGCGGGCCCGCCGTGCTCGATGTGTCTCATGTCGCGGTACGCTCACGCGCCGAGATGGACGCTCCCGCGCGTCTCGTTGTACGATGGACGTCATTGAACGATAAGGATTGGGAATCGGTTTTCGGTTCGCGCGGTTCTCGAACGGTGCTGAACGCTGTGGCGGCTCAGTTACCGCGTCGACTCGCCGAAGCGCTGATCGATTTCGCCAGGATTGATATTCGCCGAACACTCTCGCAACTGACCCGTGACGAGCGGCTCCGTCTCATCGACATCCTCGTACGATGCGAACTGCCGTGGTCGGGAGATGAGGGGTACGGGAAGGCCGAAGTCACCGGCGGTGGTGTGTGTCTGTCGGAGATCGATCCGAAGACTTTGGAAAGCAAGATTCACAAGGGTCTGTTTCTGTGCGGCGAGATACTCGACGCCTTCGGACCGATCGGCGGCTACAACTTTCTCTGGGCGTGGGCGACCGGGCGCGCCGCCGGCCTTGGCGCCTCACGCACGCACTAG
- a CDS encoding ABC transporter with duplicated ATPase domains (Evidence 2b : Function of strongly homologous gene; Product type t : transporter), giving the protein MALITLDHVSIAYGHVPLLDDASLQVEAGERVCVIGRNGTGKSTLLQILSGDQTPDSGSVWRQPEIGVARLVQDVPLSSNRPVFDVVAEGLGNLGELVAAYHHAAVDVAERGTDISLDKLGRLQRELEERDGWRLEQRVEIVLDRLGLPAEAIVDSLSGGWRRRVLLARALVAQPQLLLLDEPTNHLDIDAMIWLEEFLKTYAGAVVFVTHDRVFLQNLATRIVELDRGTLTSWPGDYATFLRRKEEWLASEAAQNATFDKRLAEEEVWLRQGIKARRTRDEGRVRALLAMRQERAARRAQVGNVCLQAEIGERSGRLVFEAVGISKSFGDKPVVRDLSLRVMRGDRVGLIGPNGSGKTTLLRLLIGELTPDTGNVKRGANVQVAYYDQQREQLDPQRTVFDTVGDGNDTVTVNGRTRHVHGYLRDFLFPPERAYARVQTLSGGERNRLVLARLFTQPANVLVLDEPTNDLDIETLELLESYLIEWPGTLLLVSHDRAFIDHVVTSTLVFEGGGQVQEYVGGYEDWLRQRGTRETATKAQPERTVRPAQPPVTVATRKKPTYREQRELEQLPAQIEALECEHAQLTASITDPLFYRQPADSITQALARLDALARELHDAYTRWDELDSRITRERV; this is encoded by the coding sequence ATGGCTCTTATTACACTCGATCATGTCTCCATCGCGTACGGACACGTCCCGCTGCTCGACGATGCCAGCCTGCAGGTCGAAGCCGGCGAACGTGTGTGCGTGATCGGCCGGAACGGCACCGGCAAATCCACATTGCTTCAGATCCTTAGCGGAGATCAGACCCCCGACAGCGGTTCGGTGTGGCGACAGCCTGAGATTGGGGTCGCGCGGCTTGTGCAGGACGTTCCCCTGTCGTCCAATCGCCCTGTGTTCGACGTCGTCGCGGAAGGGCTGGGCAACCTCGGCGAGTTGGTGGCCGCCTACCATCACGCGGCGGTGGATGTGGCCGAACGAGGCACCGACATCTCGCTCGACAAGCTGGGCAGGCTGCAGCGCGAGCTCGAAGAGCGGGACGGTTGGCGCCTCGAACAGCGCGTGGAAATCGTCCTCGATCGTCTGGGTCTCCCGGCCGAGGCCATCGTCGACAGCTTGTCAGGAGGCTGGCGGCGGCGCGTGCTGCTGGCGAGGGCGCTGGTGGCCCAACCGCAACTCCTCCTGCTCGACGAGCCTACCAACCATCTCGACATCGACGCGATGATCTGGCTCGAAGAGTTTCTCAAGACGTACGCAGGTGCGGTGGTATTTGTCACCCACGACCGGGTGTTTCTCCAGAATCTGGCAACACGGATCGTAGAGCTGGATCGCGGCACACTGACGTCGTGGCCGGGCGACTACGCGACCTTTCTCCGCAGGAAGGAAGAATGGCTTGCGAGTGAGGCGGCGCAGAACGCCACGTTCGACAAGCGGCTCGCTGAGGAAGAGGTGTGGCTTCGCCAGGGTATCAAGGCGCGGCGGACGCGGGATGAGGGCCGGGTTCGCGCGCTGCTGGCCATGCGACAAGAGCGGGCCGCACGGCGCGCGCAGGTCGGTAATGTTTGTCTGCAGGCCGAGATCGGCGAGCGCTCGGGTCGGCTCGTATTCGAGGCCGTCGGTATCTCGAAATCGTTCGGCGACAAGCCCGTCGTCCGCGATCTGTCGTTACGCGTGATGCGCGGGGATCGTGTGGGGTTGATCGGTCCGAACGGATCGGGTAAGACGACCCTGCTTCGACTGTTGATCGGCGAACTCACGCCCGACACGGGCAACGTGAAGCGCGGCGCCAACGTTCAGGTGGCGTATTACGACCAGCAGCGCGAGCAGCTCGATCCCCAGCGCACGGTATTTGACACGGTCGGCGATGGAAACGACACGGTCACGGTGAACGGCCGCACGCGGCACGTCCACGGATACCTCCGCGATTTTCTGTTTCCACCTGAGCGTGCGTACGCCCGGGTTCAGACACTGTCTGGCGGTGAGCGAAATCGCCTGGTGCTGGCACGCCTGTTCACGCAACCCGCCAATGTCCTCGTCCTTGATGAGCCCACAAATGATCTCGATATCGAGACGCTGGAATTGCTTGAATCGTATCTCATCGAGTGGCCGGGAACGCTGCTGCTCGTCAGCCACGATCGCGCGTTCATCGATCACGTCGTCACGAGTACGCTCGTCTTCGAAGGTGGCGGACAGGTGCAGGAGTACGTCGGTGGATACGAGGACTGGCTGCGGCAGCGCGGCACCAGGGAAACAGCGACCAAGGCGCAGCCGGAGAGGACGGTACGCCCTGCGCAACCGCCCGTGACGGTGGCGACCAGAAAGAAACCGACCTATCGCGAGCAAAGGGAACTCGAGCAGCTTCCGGCGCAGATCGAAGCCCTGGAATGCGAGCACGCGCAATTGACCGCCTCGATCACAGACCCCCTCTTTTACCGGCAACCGGCCGATTCGATCACGCAGGCGCTCGCGCGCCTCGATGCGCTGGCACGCGAGCTTCACGACGCCTACACTCGCTGGGACGAACTTGATTCCCGCATTACGCGCGAACGTGTGTGA
- the ybiT gene encoding putative transporter fused subunits of ABC superfamily: ATP-binding components (Evidence 3 : Function proposed based on presence of conserved amino acid motif, structural feature or limited homology; PubMedId : 11916677; Product type pt : putative transporter): MRFGSKILFEDVTTTFSAGRRYGLTGPNGAGKSTFMKLLTGEIDPQVGTVSGPRKLGVLSQDQYAFDRFRVIDTVIMGNKRLWAALQERDEIYAQPEMTHEAGMRLGELEGIVGDEDGYSAENDAALLLQGLDIPDDIHDWKMAELQGGQKVRVLLAQALFGHPEALLLDEPTNHLDLDSIHWLEELLGRYEGTLIVISHDRHFLNNVCTHIADIDYQTIITYTGGYDDMVVAKTQIRSKIESENAQRAKKIAQLQDFIQRFGAGTRASQATSRRKEVERLRTTDLARSNIQRPYIKFPMKRPSGKVAVEFENLSKGFTNNPVISGFSAIVNRGEKIVLVGRNGAGKTTLLKALLADAPDLPASPADVDCGKTTWGYGVSIGYFPQDHTGEIEKGLTVADWLHRFDPDASRQDIHGLLGQMLFSGEEGHKPTDALSGGETARLLFCRIMLLKPNVLVLDEPTNHLDLESINALNVALQRFEGTVLLVTHDQDLLEEVGTRIWHFEHGKIADFKGSYEEYASLSA; this comes from the coding sequence ATGCGGTTCGGCTCGAAAATCCTGTTCGAAGACGTGACAACCACGTTTTCAGCGGGACGGCGCTACGGCCTGACGGGCCCCAACGGCGCCGGCAAGTCGACGTTTATGAAGCTGCTCACCGGCGAGATCGACCCGCAGGTGGGCACGGTATCCGGACCGCGCAAGCTCGGCGTCCTCAGCCAGGACCAATACGCCTTTGACCGGTTCCGCGTGATCGACACCGTCATCATGGGCAATAAACGCCTGTGGGCGGCCCTTCAGGAGCGCGACGAGATCTATGCGCAGCCTGAGATGACCCACGAGGCCGGCATGCGCCTCGGCGAGCTCGAGGGTATTGTCGGTGACGAAGACGGCTACTCGGCAGAAAACGACGCGGCCCTGCTGCTGCAGGGGCTCGACATTCCCGACGACATCCACGACTGGAAGATGGCGGAATTACAGGGCGGGCAGAAGGTGCGTGTGCTGTTGGCGCAGGCCCTGTTCGGCCATCCCGAGGCGCTGCTGCTCGACGAGCCGACGAACCACCTGGACCTGGATTCGATTCACTGGCTGGAGGAACTCCTTGGCCGGTACGAGGGTACACTCATCGTCATCTCGCACGACCGCCATTTCCTGAACAACGTCTGTACGCATATCGCCGACATCGACTATCAGACGATCATTACCTACACCGGCGGCTACGACGACATGGTGGTCGCCAAGACACAGATTCGGTCAAAGATCGAGTCTGAGAACGCGCAACGGGCAAAGAAGATCGCGCAGTTGCAGGACTTCATTCAGCGTTTCGGGGCGGGCACGCGTGCGAGCCAGGCCACATCGCGGCGCAAGGAAGTCGAACGGCTGCGGACGACCGATCTGGCCCGCTCGAATATTCAGCGTCCGTACATCAAGTTCCCGATGAAGCGGCCGTCCGGAAAAGTTGCGGTGGAGTTCGAGAACCTATCGAAGGGCTTTACGAACAATCCTGTTATTTCCGGCTTCAGCGCCATCGTCAATCGAGGTGAGAAGATTGTGCTCGTCGGCCGCAACGGGGCCGGAAAAACCACGTTGCTGAAGGCACTGCTGGCCGATGCGCCGGACTTGCCGGCCTCCCCTGCCGATGTGGACTGCGGCAAGACGACGTGGGGGTACGGGGTGTCGATCGGCTACTTTCCACAGGACCACACCGGAGAGATCGAGAAGGGACTTACGGTAGCGGATTGGCTGCACCGTTTCGATCCGGATGCGTCACGGCAGGACATTCACGGACTGCTGGGACAGATGCTGTTCAGCGGCGAAGAAGGCCACAAGCCGACCGACGCACTTTCCGGCGGCGAGACCGCCCGGCTGCTATTCTGCCGCATCATGCTGCTGAAACCGAACGTACTCGTCCTGGACGAGCCCACCAACCATCTCGATCTGGAATCCATCAACGCGCTGAATGTGGCGCTTCAGAGGTTCGAGGGCACCGTGCTGCTGGTCACGCACGATCAGGACCTGCTCGAAGAAGTGGGCACGAGGATATGGCACTTCGAGCACGGCAAGATTGCGGATTTCAAAGGAAGCTACGAGGAATACGCGTCGTTGTCGGCCTGA
- a CDS encoding putative oxidoreductase (Evidence 3 : Function proposed based on presence of conserved amino acid motif, structural feature or limited homology), translating into MHSVLSSSRNIAILGGGAAGMSCALWLKHLSFSPVLIEPGTALGGQLLEIHRINRWILGIPGQTGPALAELYGRHVVDEAIDVRLGARPVSVMAEDFGFSLVVREGEHRTASLPARALVIATGLRVNASDILHPIPGALALYESDLLSFFPLDHLEPMEALRGKRVAVIGGGDNAHFTAKDLASRTALTHLIIRSRPKAQPMVRQEVEALIQQGRIQEHGGALITGFHQGSGGITITLTRNECTTQHIEVDRIFARTGFTPNTEFLAGLGPLAGLERNGDGYVQVDAWKRASLPFVYAVGDVANPDHPSVVTAIADGATAAQAIAQDVGTSAWA; encoded by the coding sequence ATGCATAGCGTCCTTTCTTCCTCTCGAAATATCGCCATCCTGGGAGGCGGAGCGGCGGGCATGTCCTGCGCGCTGTGGTTGAAACATCTAAGTTTTTCGCCTGTCCTCATCGAGCCGGGCACGGCGCTCGGCGGGCAATTGTTAGAGATTCATCGGATCAACCGTTGGATATTGGGCATCCCGGGACAGACGGGGCCGGCGCTCGCTGAGCTGTACGGCCGGCATGTTGTCGATGAAGCTATCGACGTCCGCCTTGGTGCCAGGCCCGTCTCCGTGATGGCGGAAGATTTCGGTTTCAGCCTGGTTGTGCGAGAAGGTGAACACCGCACGGCATCGCTGCCTGCGCGGGCACTCGTCATCGCCACGGGGTTGCGCGTCAACGCCTCGGACATCCTGCACCCAATCCCGGGAGCCCTGGCGCTGTACGAATCCGACCTCTTATCGTTTTTCCCTCTGGACCATCTCGAACCGATGGAAGCCCTCAGAGGAAAGCGGGTAGCTGTGATAGGCGGCGGCGACAACGCCCATTTCACTGCCAAGGATCTCGCCTCCAGAACCGCCCTCACCCATTTGATCATTCGCTCGCGGCCCAAGGCGCAGCCAATGGTGCGTCAAGAGGTGGAAGCACTCATCCAACAGGGGCGCATCCAGGAACATGGCGGCGCGCTCATCACCGGCTTTCATCAGGGATCCGGCGGCATCACCATTACTTTGACGCGAAACGAGTGCACAACCCAACATATCGAGGTTGACCGGATTTTCGCCCGCACCGGCTTTACCCCGAATACGGAATTCCTCGCCGGGCTCGGCCCCCTGGCCGGGCTGGAACGAAATGGCGACGGCTATGTGCAGGTCGATGCCTGGAAGCGCGCGTCGCTGCCTTTCGTGTACGCCGTCGGCGATGTCGCCAACCCCGACCATCCCTCCGTGGTCACCGCCATCGCCGACGGCGCGACGGCGGCGCAGGCCATCGCCCAAGACGTGGGAACATCAGCATGGGCTTGA
- a CDS encoding protein of unknown function (Evidence 5 : No homology to any previously reported sequences) has product MGLNTPLVWIVDSAYTGELYARLGAAERLGYGYETIPVPGGDAGAYGKLLEDRYNYACRDGESRPIILLSGTGEDTIGPIADLKGVFQGRLLSVYLASILPDEPDRRLQEYDMVASPQLSGTNVVTTVGVVHRMTNHLLDQAFHRHQDLFAGLTRPLVGLLVGGNTRYCFGFHEDHARCLGRRVASIVASLKGSLMVTNSRRTPNEALAALLDEVACLDCRFFDWQQADSDLYPALLAHGDLFIATGDSVSMCSEASYTGKPLLVDMNDCATEIYHRHIIGKLIAYGAAKPLSDTFQPWTYTPPDPTGAVVAAIRERLAEKWPLFSREGKN; this is encoded by the coding sequence ATGGGCTTGAACACGCCGCTGGTCTGGATCGTGGATAGCGCCTACACCGGTGAGTTATATGCCCGTCTCGGCGCGGCCGAGCGGCTGGGCTACGGCTACGAGACGATTCCTGTGCCCGGCGGCGACGCCGGGGCTTACGGCAAGCTGCTGGAAGACCGTTACAACTACGCCTGCCGGGACGGCGAATCCAGACCTATAATCCTGTTGAGCGGAACCGGCGAGGACACGATCGGTCCTATCGCGGATCTCAAGGGTGTGTTCCAAGGACGGCTACTGAGCGTATACCTGGCTTCCATCCTTCCGGACGAACCCGATCGGCGCCTTCAGGAGTACGATATGGTCGCCTCCCCTCAGTTGAGCGGCACCAACGTCGTCACGACGGTGGGCGTGGTGCATAGGATGACGAACCACCTGCTGGATCAAGCGTTCCATCGGCACCAGGATCTGTTCGCCGGCTTGACCCGCCCCCTGGTGGGCTTACTGGTGGGCGGTAACACCCGCTACTGTTTCGGTTTCCACGAAGACCATGCTCGGTGCTTGGGCAGGCGGGTCGCGAGTATCGTCGCATCGCTTAAGGGGAGCCTGATGGTCACCAACAGCCGCCGAACCCCGAATGAAGCTCTGGCCGCCTTGCTGGACGAGGTCGCATGCCTGGATTGCCGCTTTTTCGACTGGCAACAAGCCGACTCCGATCTGTATCCCGCGCTGCTCGCCCATGGCGATCTGTTTATCGCCACCGGAGATTCGGTCTCCATGTGTTCCGAAGCCAGCTACACGGGCAAGCCGCTGCTGGTGGACATGAATGACTGCGCCACCGAGATCTACCATCGCCATATCATCGGCAAACTCATCGCGTATGGCGCAGCCAAGCCGCTAAGCGACACGTTCCAGCCCTGGACCTACACCCCGCCAGATCCGACGGGGGCCGTGGTTGCGGCAATCCGCGAGCGGCTTGCGGAGAAGTGGCCGCTCTTCAGCAGGGAGGGAAAGAACTGA
- a CDS encoding protein of unknown function (Evidence 5 : No homology to any previously reported sequences) yields MHHKNPPNPPLKKGETEDFSRGVGLRDANPTYGLMDSIDTTDTTNALLGELRREP; encoded by the coding sequence ATGCATCATAAAAATCCCCCCAACCCCCCTTTGAAAAAGGGGGAGACGGAGGATTTCAGCCGAGGTGTCGGGTTACGCGACGCCAATCCGACCTATGGCCTGATGGACTCAATTGACACAACAGACACAACAAACGCTTTACTGGGAGAATTAAGGAGGGAGCCATGA
- a CDS encoding conserved exported protein of unknown function (Evidence 4 : Homologs of previously reported genes of unknown function): MKRSGLLLTLTLTVGIALGVIGTQVLNAQQAPMKRTVLIKTDLAGIEGKEAVLALVEFAPGAATDPHYHPGEELAYLLEGSISFEAQGKPPITFKPGDTFHQPPKQAHRVKNLSATMPAKALAFTISEKGLPLTVPVK, translated from the coding sequence ATGAAGCGATCGGGTTTACTGCTTACCTTAACCTTGACAGTTGGGATCGCGCTGGGGGTGATCGGGACCCAGGTCTTGAATGCGCAGCAGGCACCGATGAAACGTACTGTGCTCATCAAGACCGATCTGGCAGGGATTGAAGGGAAAGAGGCTGTACTGGCCTTAGTAGAGTTTGCGCCGGGAGCGGCCACCGATCCCCACTATCACCCCGGAGAAGAGCTGGCTTACCTCCTTGAAGGGTCGATCAGCTTCGAAGCTCAGGGGAAGCCCCCTATCACCTTCAAGCCCGGCGATACGTTCCATCAGCCGCCGAAACAGGCGCATCGCGTAAAGAACCTCAGTGCGACCATGCCAGCTAAGGCCTTAGCGTTCACTATTTCGGAAAAAGGCCTACCCCTTACCGTCCCCGTGAAGTAG